From the genome of bacterium, one region includes:
- a CDS encoding DUF177 domain-containing protein codes for MVDLVNVDISKIKQNIGSELFIEQDESLDTIEDIKLTSPISIKFHLVNIGESIRLRGSLKVDVLLQCSRCLEDFNFKLNRDFKIDLYETIGEKTEDYGGELQVEDIERIFYRQDNINLMEQIREQIILSLPIKPICQESCQGFCSHCGVNLNKTICICNDN; via the coding sequence ATGGTTGATTTAGTTAATGTTGATATCTCTAAAATAAAACAAAATATCGGTAGTGAACTTTTCATTGAACAAGATGAATCTCTTGACACAATTGAAGACATAAAACTTACCTCCCCTATTTCTATTAAATTCCATTTAGTTAATATCGGTGAGAGTATTAGACTTAGAGGTAGTTTAAAAGTTGATGTCCTGCTTCAATGCAGTCGTTGTCTTGAAGATTTTAATTTTAAATTAAACCGGGATTTTAAAATAGATTTATACGAAACCATAGGTGAAAAAACAGAAGATTATGGAGGAGAATTACAAGTAGAGGACATAGAAAGGATTTTTTATCGCCAGGATAATATTAATTTAATGGAACAAATTCGAGAGCAAATAATATTATCGTTACCGATAAAACCAATTTGTCAAGAAAGCTGTCAGGGATTCTGTAGTCATTGCGGCGTAAATTTGAATAAAACTATATGTATCTGTAATGATAACTAA